One segment of Solanum stenotomum isolate F172 chromosome 1, ASM1918654v1, whole genome shotgun sequence DNA contains the following:
- the LOC125878165 gene encoding uncharacterized protein LOC125878165 isoform X2, which translates to MPEQELLLLLLITLRHLLNIVSTVIFLIHFTTAILRLRCRRRLSTAILRCRFRFQLRLSTTLLRLLLRLAQPLLLPLKYVSELNIEGRVRYNGKHFSKMKIPSVITLNSRSYTNKFSLFLFLVHMIGAIGLVCFLVFKGIQGLLEAGEAQRKEKRLLKFFLPQVEAASLLSITLAFTWQKAMRMWPTFMVHFILWGSFIFTLAAGILLICFQRPSTDGVGVVLIMFAIGNGLYSCWVTPRIKFCTKILIKSLEPVPKFGDLNHPTYLTLAAGFLWMSMWILAVIGAINFYFPPLVIIGLVLSMAWVTEVMRNVVNLTVSRVIGLYYLRGMQSSTQFCFQRALSVNLGSACLGSLFVPTIEVLRVVARALNLLEGEDEFMFCCAHCGLKIMDSIFKRGNGWAYVQIATYGKSFVKASQDTWELFEKREMETIVDSDMTSAICFLTGVCSGSICVIVIGAWTFTVYPNFTATLSLLSAYVGYLLTRIAMALPHACVSSYYVCYAENPDNRLFDKTIQDRLNSMKTDRDVIVPTPRSVPSRFAR; encoded by the exons ATGCCGGAACAAGAGttgcttctccttctccttaTAACGCTCCGGCACCTTCTCAACATCGTCAGCACCGTTATTTTCCTAATCCATTTCACCACCGCCATCCTCCGGCTCCGGTGCCGGCGCCGTCTCAGCACCGCCATTCTCCGGTGCCGGTTTCGGTTCCAGCTCCGTCTCAGCACCACCCTTCTCCGGCTCCTTCTCAGACTCGCTCAACCCCTGCTGTTACCCCTCAAGTATGTTTCTGAGCTTAACATAGAAGGGCGTGTTAGGTAcaatggaaaacatttttctaaaATGAAAATA CCTTCAGTAATAACACTGAATTCAAGATCCTACACAAACAAGTTTTCACTTTTTCTGTTCCTTGTACACATGATTGGTGCAATTGGGCTAGTTTGTTTTCTTGTATTCAAAGGGATACAAGGTCTACTAGAAGCAGgggaagcacaaagaaaagaaaagaggttATTAAAGTTTTTTCTTCCACAAGTAGAAGCAGCTTCTTTACTAAGCATAACACTAGCATTTACATGGCAAAAGGCAATGAGAATGTGGCCAACATTCATGGTTCATTTCATACTTTGGGGTTCGTTTATCTTCACATTAGCAGCTGGAATCCTATTAATTTGCTTCCAAAGACCATCAACTGATGGTGTTGGAGTTGTGTTAATCATGTTTGCAATTGGAAATGGACTGTATTCTTGTTGGGTGACACCAAGAATTAAGTTTTGTACAAAGATTCTAATCAAATCACTTGAACCTGTACCTAAATTTGGCGATTTGAATCATCCAACTTATCTAACATTAGCTGCTGGATTCTTATGGATGTCAATGTGGATTTTGGCTGTGATTGGGGCTATAAATTTCTATTTCCCACCATTGGTTATCATCGGGTTGGTTTTGAGTATGGCTTGGGTTACTGAAGTGATGAGGAATGTGGTGAATTTGACGGTTAGCAGAGTGATTGGGCTGTATTATCTTAGAGGGATGCAATCTAGTACACAGTTTTGTTTCCAGAGGGCATTGTCTGTGAATCTTGGAAGTGCTTGTCTTGGTTCTTTGTTTGTTCCTACAATTGAAGTTCTGAGGGTTGTGGCTCGTGCGTTGAATTTGCTTGAAGGTGAAGATGAGTTCATGTTTTGTTGTGCTCATTGTGGATTGAAAATCATGGATTCTATCTTCAAGCGCGGCAATGGCTGGGCATATGTGCAG ATTGCTACGTATGGTAAGAGCTTTGTGAAGGCATCTCAAGACACATGGGAGCTatttgaaaaaagagaaatggaGACAATTGTAGATTCAGACATGACAAGTGCCATTTGCTTCTTGACTGGAGTTTGTAGCGGTTCTATTTGTGTTATTGTGATTGGTGCTTGGACTTTCACTGTTTATCCCAATTTCACAGCCACATTGTCCCTTTTATCTGCCTACGTTGGTTACCTTCTG ACGAGGATTGCGATGGCTTTGCCTCATGCTTGTGTGAGTAGTTACTACGTTTGTTATGCGGAGAATCCAGATAACAGACTTTTTGACAAAACCATTCAAGATCGACTCAATTCAATGAAGACAGATCGTGATGTTATTGTGCCAACTCCTAGATCTGTACCTTCTCGATTCGCACGgtaa
- the LOC125875537 gene encoding uncharacterized protein LOC125875537, translated as MTQKANLFKGQQKKKPVPSRHGKAPQIRKGKRAVKPSKNTKQMDVDRELTKFINQCNETKAATFATKDGGQLCILKKPESSSKKPESSSGAAKK; from the exons ATGACACAAAAGGCAAATCTTTTCAAAGGTCAACAGAAGAAGAAACCAGTACCGAGTCGACATGGAAAAGCTCCTCAAATTCGCAAAG GAAAGAGAGCGGTGAAACCATCGAAGAACACAAAGCAGATGGACGTCGATCGG GAATTGACAAAGTTTATTAATCAGTGCAACGAAACAAAAGCAGCCACTTTTGCTACTAAGGATGGTGGTCAATTATGTATACTTAAAAAACCTGAGTCCTCCAGTAAAAAGCCTGAATCCTCCAGTGGTGCTGCAAAGAAGTAG
- the LOC125878165 gene encoding protein pns1 isoform X1 produces MGAVEPVVDEENGEKETKIRDEEGRDVEKGDMDSQQRGFQGQPPPPPPPAEIGGENFHMSRMQRLSATNPLRLVMNAGTRVASPSPYNAPAPSQHRQHRYFPNPFHHRHPPAPVPAPSQHRHSPVPVSVPAPSQHHPSPAPSQTRSTPAVTPQPSVITLNSRSYTNKFSLFLFLVHMIGAIGLVCFLVFKGIQGLLEAGEAQRKEKRLLKFFLPQVEAASLLSITLAFTWQKAMRMWPTFMVHFILWGSFIFTLAAGILLICFQRPSTDGVGVVLIMFAIGNGLYSCWVTPRIKFCTKILIKSLEPVPKFGDLNHPTYLTLAAGFLWMSMWILAVIGAINFYFPPLVIIGLVLSMAWVTEVMRNVVNLTVSRVIGLYYLRGMQSSTQFCFQRALSVNLGSACLGSLFVPTIEVLRVVARALNLLEGEDEFMFCCAHCGLKIMDSIFKRGNGWAYVQIATYGKSFVKASQDTWELFEKREMETIVDSDMTSAICFLTGVCSGSICVIVIGAWTFTVYPNFTATLSLLSAYVGYLLTRIAMALPHACVSSYYVCYAENPDNRLFDKTIQDRLNSMKTDRDVIVPTPRSVPSRFAR; encoded by the exons ATGGGTGCTGTAGAACCT GTAGTTGACGAGGAAAATGGAGAAAAGGAGACGAAGATACGAGATGAAGAAGGGAGAGATGTGGAGAAAGGTGATATGGATAGTCAACAAAGGGGATTTCAAGGCCAGCCTCCCCCGCCGCCGCCACCGGCAGAAATAGGCGGTGAGAATTTTCACATGTCGAGAATGCAAAGATTGAGTGCTACGAATCCTTTGAGGCTTGTGATGAATGCCGGAACAAGAGttgcttctccttctccttaTAACGCTCCGGCACCTTCTCAACATCGTCAGCACCGTTATTTTCCTAATCCATTTCACCACCGCCATCCTCCGGCTCCGGTGCCGGCGCCGTCTCAGCACCGCCATTCTCCGGTGCCGGTTTCGGTTCCAGCTCCGTCTCAGCACCACCCTTCTCCGGCTCCTTCTCAGACTCGCTCAACCCCTGCTGTTACCCCTCAA CCTTCAGTAATAACACTGAATTCAAGATCCTACACAAACAAGTTTTCACTTTTTCTGTTCCTTGTACACATGATTGGTGCAATTGGGCTAGTTTGTTTTCTTGTATTCAAAGGGATACAAGGTCTACTAGAAGCAGgggaagcacaaagaaaagaaaagaggttATTAAAGTTTTTTCTTCCACAAGTAGAAGCAGCTTCTTTACTAAGCATAACACTAGCATTTACATGGCAAAAGGCAATGAGAATGTGGCCAACATTCATGGTTCATTTCATACTTTGGGGTTCGTTTATCTTCACATTAGCAGCTGGAATCCTATTAATTTGCTTCCAAAGACCATCAACTGATGGTGTTGGAGTTGTGTTAATCATGTTTGCAATTGGAAATGGACTGTATTCTTGTTGGGTGACACCAAGAATTAAGTTTTGTACAAAGATTCTAATCAAATCACTTGAACCTGTACCTAAATTTGGCGATTTGAATCATCCAACTTATCTAACATTAGCTGCTGGATTCTTATGGATGTCAATGTGGATTTTGGCTGTGATTGGGGCTATAAATTTCTATTTCCCACCATTGGTTATCATCGGGTTGGTTTTGAGTATGGCTTGGGTTACTGAAGTGATGAGGAATGTGGTGAATTTGACGGTTAGCAGAGTGATTGGGCTGTATTATCTTAGAGGGATGCAATCTAGTACACAGTTTTGTTTCCAGAGGGCATTGTCTGTGAATCTTGGAAGTGCTTGTCTTGGTTCTTTGTTTGTTCCTACAATTGAAGTTCTGAGGGTTGTGGCTCGTGCGTTGAATTTGCTTGAAGGTGAAGATGAGTTCATGTTTTGTTGTGCTCATTGTGGATTGAAAATCATGGATTCTATCTTCAAGCGCGGCAATGGCTGGGCATATGTGCAG ATTGCTACGTATGGTAAGAGCTTTGTGAAGGCATCTCAAGACACATGGGAGCTatttgaaaaaagagaaatggaGACAATTGTAGATTCAGACATGACAAGTGCCATTTGCTTCTTGACTGGAGTTTGTAGCGGTTCTATTTGTGTTATTGTGATTGGTGCTTGGACTTTCACTGTTTATCCCAATTTCACAGCCACATTGTCCCTTTTATCTGCCTACGTTGGTTACCTTCTG ACGAGGATTGCGATGGCTTTGCCTCATGCTTGTGTGAGTAGTTACTACGTTTGTTATGCGGAGAATCCAGATAACAGACTTTTTGACAAAACCATTCAAGATCGACTCAATTCAATGAAGACAGATCGTGATGTTATTGTGCCAACTCCTAGATCTGTACCTTCTCGATTCGCACGgtaa